A genomic window from Mesorhizobium sp. 131-2-1 includes:
- a CDS encoding YbfB/YjiJ family MFS transporter, whose product MRTASPSPLRLAVAGMLAMAVAMGIGRFVYTPILPGMMEELHLSPADAGWIASANYLGYLVGAFVAAGGWAHGRERMLMFAGLAASAALAALMGFGETIAAFLVIRFLAGLASAFVMVFMASIVFSHLAAADRSDLQALHFGGVGLGIAASSALMAVLVTAHAGWAAGWLWSAVISVLGLAIVAWLAGPATTINGAEGREPALPRDRSLLKMIIAYGLFGFGYVVTATFLVAIVRQGGSGRVFEAMVWMVTGLAGFPSVWLWQKVAERFGLYAAYVLACLIEVVGVAASVVVGGHAGPLLAGVLLGGTFIAITALGLQAARQLAPQAPRRIFALMTAAFGLGQIIGPIAAGLLAQASGNYVSASIMAAIVLLVSTIIAWSAAPKSP is encoded by the coding sequence ATGAGAACCGCCTCGCCATCGCCCCTGCGCCTCGCCGTCGCCGGCATGCTGGCCATGGCCGTCGCCATGGGCATTGGCCGCTTCGTCTATACGCCGATCCTGCCCGGCATGATGGAGGAGCTTCATCTGTCGCCGGCCGACGCCGGCTGGATCGCCTCGGCCAACTATCTCGGCTATCTCGTCGGCGCCTTTGTCGCCGCCGGCGGGTGGGCGCATGGGCGCGAACGCATGCTGATGTTCGCCGGCCTCGCCGCCAGCGCCGCGCTCGCTGCCCTGATGGGCTTTGGCGAGACAATTGCGGCCTTTCTCGTCATCCGCTTTCTTGCCGGCCTCGCCAGCGCCTTCGTCATGGTCTTCATGGCCTCGATTGTCTTCAGCCATCTCGCCGCGGCCGATCGAAGCGATCTGCAGGCGCTGCATTTCGGCGGCGTCGGCCTGGGCATCGCCGCCTCCTCGGCATTGATGGCGGTTCTCGTCACCGCCCATGCCGGCTGGGCCGCGGGCTGGCTGTGGTCGGCGGTGATCTCCGTGTTGGGTCTCGCCATTGTCGCCTGGCTGGCCGGCCCCGCCACGACCATCAACGGTGCCGAAGGCCGCGAGCCGGCGCTACCCAGGGATCGGTCGCTGCTCAAGATGATCATCGCCTACGGCCTGTTCGGCTTCGGCTATGTGGTGACGGCGACCTTTCTCGTCGCCATCGTGCGCCAGGGCGGCAGCGGGCGCGTTTTCGAGGCCATGGTCTGGATGGTCACCGGGCTCGCCGGCTTTCCGTCCGTCTGGCTGTGGCAGAAGGTCGCCGAAAGGTTCGGTCTCTACGCAGCCTACGTGCTCGCTTGTCTGATCGAGGTGGTCGGCGTCGCCGCAAGCGTCGTCGTGGGCGGCCATGCCGGGCCGCTGCTGGCTGGCGTTCTGCTGGGCGGCACGTTCATCGCCATCACCGCGCTCGGCCTGCAGGCGGCAAGGCAGCTCGCGCCGCAGGCGCCGCGCCGCATCTTCGCGCTGATGACCGCCGCCTTCGGCCTTGGCCAGATCATCGGCCCGATCGCCGCCGGCCTGCTTGCGCAGGCGTCGGGCAACTACGTCTCGGCCTCGATC
- a CDS encoding LysR substrate-binding domain-containing protein, with protein sequence MSLLNRVHLNGLRAVETVARLGSLAAAAGELNVSASAVSQQIKRTEKQLGQALFERTPGGLVATEFGAAFTARLGAGFRELAQAVAMADEASQCTLVVSVAPAFASKWLLPRLSRHFARHPNVLLRIDASGRLADLDRSDVDVAIRMGDGKWPGGRAELLLAQEIFPVCAPSIAARLHSIEDLAHTCAITDERSMISWDSWFGAAGVEPVTFLKGARFTDPMLCLESAIAGHGVMLAWQLLTADALADGRLVAPFGVRAESGLGYWMVTSATKSESRKVRDFKIWIREEIEATTAQFRALDSAA encoded by the coding sequence ATGAGCCTGTTGAACCGCGTCCATCTGAACGGCTTGCGCGCAGTGGAAACCGTCGCCCGGCTGGGCTCGCTTGCGGCGGCGGCCGGCGAGCTCAACGTCTCGGCCAGCGCCGTCAGCCAGCAGATCAAGCGCACGGAAAAGCAGCTCGGCCAGGCGCTGTTCGAACGCACGCCGGGCGGCCTTGTTGCGACGGAGTTCGGCGCGGCGTTCACGGCAAGGCTTGGCGCGGGTTTTCGCGAGCTGGCGCAGGCTGTGGCGATGGCCGACGAAGCCAGCCAATGCACGCTCGTTGTTTCGGTGGCGCCGGCCTTCGCCTCGAAGTGGCTGCTGCCGAGGCTGTCCCGGCATTTCGCCCGCCACCCGAATGTACTTCTGCGCATCGACGCCTCAGGCAGGCTGGCCGATCTGGATCGCTCCGACGTCGACGTCGCCATCCGGATGGGCGACGGCAAGTGGCCGGGCGGGCGGGCGGAACTGCTGCTTGCACAGGAGATCTTCCCGGTCTGCGCGCCGTCGATCGCGGCCAGACTGCACTCGATCGAGGATCTGGCGCATACCTGCGCCATCACCGACGAGCGGTCGATGATCAGCTGGGACAGCTGGTTCGGGGCGGCCGGCGTCGAGCCGGTCACATTCCTTAAGGGGGCACGCTTCACCGACCCGATGCTCTGCCTGGAATCTGCGATCGCCGGGCACGGCGTCATGCTTGCCTGGCAATTGCTGACCGCCGACGCGCTGGCCGACGGCCGGCTTGTGGCACCGTTCGGGGTGCGCGCCGAGAGTGGACTTGGCTATTGGATGGTGACCTCGGCCACGAAAAGCGAAAGCCGCAAGGTGCGCGACTTCAAGATCTGGATCCGCGAGGAGATCGAGGCGACCACGGCGCAGTTCCGGGCGCTCGACAGCGCCGCCTGA
- a CDS encoding aminopeptidase, translated as MTTHSRGVAATIDPVKLDRLAEVAIKVGLQLQPGQDLVVTSSIAALPLTRRIVEHAYKAGAGLVTPIFNDDEITLARFRYGADAGFDRAAGWLYEGMAKAFANNAARLAVRGEDPSLLSAQDPAKVARANKANSMAYQPALEKITGFDINWNIIAYPDLAWAKQVFPGDADDVAVAKLADAIFSASRVDVEDPIGNWKAHNAALASRTKWLNEHNFHALHFTGPGTDLTVGLAEGHEWMGGASTAKNSITCNPNIPTEEVFTTPHARRVSGYVSSTKPLSYQGTLIDEISVRFEEGRIVEAKASKGEDVLKKVLDTDEGARRLGEVALVPHSSPISASGLLFFNTLFDENAACHIALGQCYSKCFVNGASLSQDEIAARGGNKSFIHIDWMIGSNKIDIDGVAKDGSRVPVMRKGEWA; from the coding sequence ATGACCACACATTCGCGCGGCGTTGCAGCAACCATCGACCCGGTGAAGCTCGACAGGCTGGCCGAAGTCGCCATCAAGGTCGGGCTGCAGCTGCAGCCGGGACAGGACCTGGTGGTGACGTCGTCAATCGCCGCCCTGCCCTTGACACGGCGCATCGTCGAGCATGCCTACAAGGCCGGCGCCGGCCTGGTGACGCCGATATTCAACGATGACGAGATCACGCTGGCGCGCTTCCGGTATGGCGCCGATGCCGGCTTCGACCGCGCCGCCGGCTGGCTCTATGAGGGCATGGCGAAAGCCTTTGCCAACAATGCGGCGCGGCTTGCGGTGCGCGGCGAGGACCCGTCGCTCTTGTCGGCGCAGGACCCGGCCAAGGTGGCGCGCGCCAACAAGGCGAACTCGATGGCCTACCAGCCGGCGCTGGAAAAGATCACCGGCTTCGACATCAACTGGAACATCATCGCCTATCCCGATCTTGCCTGGGCCAAGCAGGTGTTTCCGGGCGATGCCGACGATGTTGCGGTGGCGAAGCTCGCCGATGCGATCTTCTCGGCCTCGCGGGTCGACGTCGAAGACCCGATCGGCAACTGGAAGGCTCACAACGCGGCACTTGCCAGCCGCACGAAATGGCTGAACGAGCACAATTTCCATGCGCTGCATTTCACCGGACCGGGCACCGACCTGACGGTTGGGCTCGCCGAAGGTCATGAGTGGATGGGCGGCGCCTCGACGGCCAAGAACAGCATCACCTGCAACCCGAACATCCCGACCGAGGAGGTGTTCACCACGCCGCACGCGCGGCGGGTTTCCGGCTACGTGTCGTCGACCAAGCCGCTCTCTTACCAGGGCACGCTGATCGACGAGATTTCGGTGCGCTTCGAGGAGGGCAGGATCGTCGAAGCCAAGGCTTCGAAGGGCGAGGATGTGCTGAAGAAGGTGCTCGACACCGACGAAGGCGCGCGCCGCCTGGGCGAGGTGGCGCTGGTGCCGCATTCCTCACCGATCTCGGCGAGCGGCCTCTTGTTCTTCAACACGCTGTTCGACGAAAACGCCGCTTGCCACATCGCGCTCGGCCAGTGCTATTCGAAGTGCTTCGTGAACGGCGCCTCGCTCAGCCAGGACGAGATCGCCGCGCGCGGCGGCAACAAGAGTTTTATCCACATCGACTGGATGATCGGCTCGAACAAGATCGACATTGACGGCGTGGCCAAGGACGGCAGCCGCGTGCCGGTGATGCGCAAGGGTGAATGGGCCTGA
- a CDS encoding ArsC family reductase, translating into MTITMYGITNCDTIKKARVWLESRDVPYRFHDYRAEGIEADRLNGWVGKVGWEKLLNKASTTFRELPEGDKQSLDEKKAKKLMLAKPTMIKRPVLEVGDRILVGFKSEVYEEMVEAK; encoded by the coding sequence TTGACGATCACCATGTACGGCATCACCAACTGCGACACGATCAAGAAGGCGCGCGTCTGGCTGGAGAGCCGCGACGTTCCCTACCGCTTCCACGACTACCGGGCTGAAGGGATCGAGGCTGACAGGCTGAACGGCTGGGTCGGCAAGGTCGGCTGGGAAAAGCTGCTCAACAAGGCAAGCACGACGTTTCGCGAATTGCCGGAGGGAGACAAGCAATCGCTCGACGAGAAGAAGGCGAAGAAGCTCATGCTGGCGAAGCCCACCATGATCAAGCGCCCGGTGCTGGAGGTGGGCGATCGCATCCTGGTTGGCTTCAAGTCGGAGGTTTACGAGGAGATGGTGGAGGCGAAGTAG
- a CDS encoding dihydrofolate reductase family protein, producing the protein MGRLVVAEFMSIDGVSEAPGGEPGYRHTNWVGKRHEAKQIEHKFQEVLDHEALLVGRVTYESFAGAWPTYKGPFADRMNGMPKYVISSTLKDPAWNNTIVLQGEPMAAVAKLKQNLKGDILVGGSRTLVNALRQHDLVDEYRLMVFPVILGSGAQFFDRREDATNLRLTATHSFANGAVELTYQVLRGEEI; encoded by the coding sequence ATGGGCAGGCTTGTCGTTGCAGAATTCATGTCGATTGACGGTGTGTCGGAGGCGCCCGGAGGCGAGCCGGGGTACCGGCACACCAACTGGGTCGGCAAGCGTCACGAAGCCAAGCAGATCGAACATAAGTTCCAGGAAGTGCTCGACCACGAAGCTTTGCTGGTCGGCAGGGTGACCTATGAAAGCTTCGCCGGCGCCTGGCCGACCTACAAGGGTCCCTTCGCCGACCGCATGAACGGCATGCCGAAATATGTCATCTCCTCAACGCTAAAAGATCCGGCCTGGAACAACACGATCGTGCTGCAAGGTGAGCCGATGGCCGCCGTCGCCAAGCTGAAGCAAAACCTTAAGGGCGATATCCTCGTCGGCGGCAGCCGGACACTGGTCAACGCGCTCCGCCAGCATGATCTCGTCGACGAATACAGGTTGATGGTGTTCCCCGTTATCCTGGGCAGCGGCGCGCAGTTCTTCGACCGAAGGGAGGACGCTACGAATCTGAGGCTAACCGCCACTCATTCCTTCGCCAACGGCGCAGTCGAGCTCACTTATCAAGTGCTGCGCGGCGAGGAGATATGA
- a CDS encoding ArsR/SmtB family transcription factor has translation MSLQAVSQSVPPIDGIFRALADPTRRRVVERLNRSPASVSELAQPFDMALPSFVEHLKVLEGCGLVHSEKAGRVRTYRLSPEPLALAEIWLAEQRALWERRLDQFDAYVMALKEKEK, from the coding sequence ATGAGCCTGCAGGCCGTCAGCCAAAGCGTGCCGCCGATCGACGGCATTTTTCGTGCGCTCGCCGATCCGACCCGCCGGCGTGTCGTGGAGCGCCTGAACAGGAGCCCGGCGTCGGTCAGCGAACTGGCGCAGCCCTTCGACATGGCGCTGCCCTCCTTCGTCGAGCACCTCAAGGTGCTGGAAGGCTGCGGGCTGGTGCATTCCGAAAAGGCCGGACGCGTGAGGACCTACCGGCTTTCGCCCGAGCCGCTGGCGCTCGCGGAAATCTGGCTCGCCGAACAGCGCGCCCTCTGGGAGCGCCGCCTCGACCAGTTCGACGCCTATGTCATGGCCCTCAAGGAGAAAGAAAAATGA
- a CDS encoding nuclear transport factor 2 family protein encodes MTIAEIAKDFTELLKQGDHDGAASKYNADDIVSYEAMEGPMATCHGKDALKQKSQWWQENHEVHSGSVEGPYVNGDQFAVRFSFDITPKSTGQRVTMDEVGLYTVKNGKISEERFYY; translated from the coding sequence ATGACCATTGCCGAAATTGCCAAGGACTTCACGGAGCTTCTCAAGCAGGGCGACCATGATGGCGCTGCTTCGAAATACAACGCCGACGACATTGTCAGTTACGAAGCCATGGAGGGGCCGATGGCCACCTGCCATGGCAAGGATGCCCTCAAGCAGAAGAGCCAGTGGTGGCAGGAAAACCACGAAGTCCACAGCGGCTCCGTCGAAGGGCCATATGTCAACGGCGATCAGTTCGCGGTTCGCTTCTCGTTCGACATAACGCCCAAGTCTACCGGCCAGCGTGTCACCATGGATGAGGTCGGTCTCTACACCGTCAAGAACGGCAAGATCAGCGAAGAGCGCTTCTACTACTAG
- a CDS encoding 2-dehydropantoate 2-reductase, which produces MRVTVFGAGAIGGYLAAKLAIAGSVELSIVARGAHLEAIKADGLRLIEDGRELVAPVQAAARAEDLGVQDYVILALKAHSLAPALDQIVPLFGRETVVVTMQNGVPWWYFYKAGGALEGTRIQAVDPGGTIWRGIGPERVIGSVVYPAAEVDAPGLIRHVEGTRFSLGEPSGEKSERVTALAREMVKAGLQAPVREDIRSEIWVKLWGNLSFNPISALTGSTLAAIVADEGTRALARAMMLEAQAIGESLGVRFPIPVDKRIKGAGDVGEHKTSMLQDLERGRPMEIDALVSAVQELGRLTGQPTPTIDSVLALVRRLAIERGCYSLL; this is translated from the coding sequence ATGCGCGTCACCGTCTTCGGTGCTGGCGCCATCGGCGGCTACCTTGCCGCCAAGCTCGCGATCGCCGGCTCGGTCGAACTGTCGATTGTGGCGCGCGGCGCGCATCTCGAGGCGATCAAGGCCGATGGTCTGAGACTGATCGAGGACGGCCGGGAATTGGTTGCCCCGGTACAGGCCGCCGCCCGCGCTGAAGATCTCGGCGTGCAGGACTATGTCATACTGGCGCTGAAGGCGCATTCGCTGGCGCCAGCGCTCGACCAGATCGTGCCGCTGTTCGGGCGCGAGACAGTGGTCGTCACCATGCAGAACGGCGTGCCCTGGTGGTACTTCTACAAGGCCGGCGGCGCGCTCGAAGGCACGCGCATCCAAGCCGTCGATCCCGGCGGCACGATCTGGCGAGGCATCGGCCCGGAACGCGTCATCGGTTCGGTCGTCTATCCCGCCGCCGAGGTCGATGCGCCCGGCCTGATCCGTCATGTCGAGGGCACCCGCTTTTCGCTCGGCGAGCCTTCGGGAGAAAAGAGCGAGCGTGTCACCGCGCTCGCGCGCGAGATGGTCAAGGCCGGGCTGCAGGCGCCGGTCCGCGAGGACATCCGCTCGGAGATCTGGGTAAAACTCTGGGGTAATCTGTCCTTCAACCCGATCTCGGCGCTGACCGGCAGCACGCTGGCGGCAATCGTCGCCGACGAGGGAACGCGCGCGCTTGCCCGCGCCATGATGCTGGAGGCGCAGGCCATCGGTGAAAGCCTCGGCGTCCGCTTTCCCATTCCCGTCGACAAGCGCATCAAGGGAGCTGGCGACGTCGGCGAGCACAAGACCTCGATGCTGCAGGATCTGGAGCGCGGCCGCCCCATGGAGATCGACGCGCTGGTGAGCGCGGTGCAGGAACTGGGACGGCTGACCGGCCAACCGACGCCGACGATCGACAGCGTGCTGGCGCTGGTGCGGCGCCTCGCAATCGAGCGCGGGTGTTATTCGCTCTTGTAG
- a CDS encoding acyl--CoA ligase, translating to MTNTADAIDIAHRLSPGADDAPAIAAPDRATLTHGGLRRLIRDTAARLNALGLGRGDRVAIVLPNGPEMATAFVAVAAAASTAPLNPAYRADELDFYLSDIGAKAILVARDEQGPAVAVAERLGIRVLRLLVPDSAPAGSFTIEGQPVGPAAPPALAEDGDIALLLHTSGTTSRPKLVPLSHANLAASAAHIGATLGLTSADRCLNIMPLFHIHGLIAAVLSSLAAGGSVFCTPGFNALRFFHWLGEAKPSWYTAVPTMHQAILPRATRNADTLAATPLRFIRSSSASLPAQVMAELESTFGCPVIESYGMTEAAHQMASNRLPPGQRKPGSVGAAAGPEVAVMAPDGRLLEAGETGEIVIRGPNVTAGYEKNPDANASAFAHGWFHTGDQGVLDGDGYLRVTGRLKEIINRGGEKISPLEVDGVLMDHPAVAQVVTFAMPHDKLGEEVAAAVVLREGQSASESDIRGFAATRLADFKVPRKVLILDEIPKGATGKLQRIGLAAKLGLG from the coding sequence ATGACCAATACCGCTGACGCAATTGACATCGCCCATCGTCTTTCGCCTGGCGCCGACGATGCGCCGGCGATCGCCGCGCCCGACCGGGCAACGCTCACGCATGGCGGGCTCCGCCGGCTGATCCGCGACACAGCGGCGCGGCTCAATGCGCTGGGCCTCGGCCGCGGCGATCGGGTGGCCATCGTGCTGCCCAACGGGCCGGAGATGGCGACAGCCTTTGTCGCCGTGGCGGCAGCCGCCTCGACCGCTCCGCTCAATCCGGCCTACCGGGCCGACGAGCTCGATTTTTATCTTTCCGACATCGGCGCCAAGGCGATCCTGGTTGCCAGGGACGAGCAAGGGCCGGCAGTCGCGGTTGCCGAGCGTCTCGGCATCCGCGTGCTGCGACTGCTGGTGCCCGACAGCGCACCCGCCGGTAGCTTCACGATCGAAGGCCAACCCGTTGGCCCGGCCGCCCCACCCGCCCTGGCTGAGGACGGCGATATCGCGCTCTTGCTGCACACCTCAGGCACCACGTCGCGGCCAAAACTGGTGCCGCTCAGCCACGCCAACCTTGCCGCCTCGGCGGCCCATATCGGCGCGACGCTCGGCCTGACCTCGGCCGATCGCTGCCTCAACATCATGCCGCTGTTCCACATCCATGGGCTGATCGCGGCGGTGCTGTCCTCGCTCGCCGCCGGCGGCAGCGTCTTCTGCACGCCGGGCTTCAATGCGCTGCGCTTCTTCCACTGGCTGGGCGAAGCAAAGCCGAGCTGGTACACGGCGGTGCCGACCATGCACCAGGCGATCCTGCCGCGCGCCACGCGTAACGCCGATACTCTCGCGGCAACACCGCTGCGTTTCATCCGTTCGTCCTCGGCGTCGCTGCCGGCGCAGGTCATGGCCGAACTGGAGTCGACCTTCGGCTGCCCGGTGATCGAATCGTATGGCATGACCGAAGCCGCGCACCAGATGGCGTCCAACCGGCTGCCGCCCGGCCAGCGCAAGCCGGGCAGCGTCGGCGCCGCGGCCGGACCGGAGGTGGCTGTCATGGCGCCGGACGGCCGGTTGCTTGAAGCCGGCGAGACTGGCGAGATCGTCATTCGCGGCCCCAATGTCACCGCCGGCTACGAGAAGAACCCCGATGCCAACGCCAGTGCCTTCGCCCATGGCTGGTTCCACACCGGCGACCAGGGCGTGCTCGACGGAGACGGCTATTTGCGCGTCACCGGCCGGCTGAAGGAAATCATCAACCGCGGCGGCGAGAAGATCTCGCCGCTCGAGGTCGACGGCGTGCTGATGGACCATCCGGCGGTGGCGCAGGTCGTCACCTTCGCCATGCCGCACGACAAGCTGGGCGAGGAGGTCGCGGCGGCCGTCGTGCTGCGCGAAGGGCAGAGCGCCAGCGAGTCCGACATACGCGGCTTTGCCGCGACCCGGCTCGCCGACTTCAAGGTGCCGCGCAAGGTCCTGATCCTCGACGAGATTCCGAAGGGCGCGACCGGCAAGCTGCAGCGCATAGGCCTCGCCGCCAAGCTCGGTCTCGGCTGA
- the ggt gene encoding gamma-glutamyltransferase, translating into MRDFQFPGRSPVRATEAMAATSHPLATLAAIEMLRSGGNAMDAAVCAAAVQAVVEPQSTGIGGDCFVLYCPKGQGEVLAFNGSGRAPAAATVDWYLENGFSELPKQGPHAVTVPGAVDAWCRLLEDHGRKGIADALAPAIHYAENGYVVHDRVAFDWEDPETDLSADEVAARIFLPGGKPPKAGDVHRQPELAETLRIIAKKGRAGFYEGAVAEDIVGRLRQLGGLHTLDDFAATKGDYKTPVGTSYKGYGIHQMPPNNQGLTALLMLNVLSGFDLGALDPNGAERLHLEIEAGRLAYQDRDAFVGDQDHVAVPVKELLSSAYAARLRAAIDAERAMTDLPRLDLPGSDTVYISVVDRDLNAVSFINSTYYSFGSGVVSPKTGVVLQNRGTSFRLDPNHPNAIAPGKRPMHTIMPGMMTKDGRAVMPFGVMGGGYQPFGHVHLLTNMIDFGMDPQQALDAPRVFYNSGVAEAERSVPVAAVAGLRRRGHQVAEPDHPLGGGQAVLIDWEKGTLTGASDPRKDGLALGY; encoded by the coding sequence ATGCGTGATTTCCAGTTTCCCGGCCGCTCGCCCGTCCGCGCCACCGAAGCGATGGCCGCGACCTCGCATCCGCTCGCCACGCTTGCCGCCATCGAGATGCTGCGCTCCGGCGGCAATGCGATGGACGCCGCCGTTTGCGCGGCGGCCGTGCAGGCCGTGGTCGAGCCGCAATCGACCGGCATCGGCGGCGACTGTTTCGTCCTCTACTGTCCGAAAGGGCAGGGCGAGGTCCTGGCCTTCAACGGCTCGGGGCGTGCCCCTGCCGCCGCAACCGTCGACTGGTATCTGGAGAACGGCTTCAGCGAGCTGCCGAAGCAGGGCCCGCACGCGGTCACTGTCCCGGGCGCGGTCGATGCCTGGTGCCGGCTGCTGGAAGACCATGGCCGCAAGGGCATCGCCGACGCGCTGGCTCCGGCCATCCACTACGCGGAAAACGGCTATGTCGTGCATGACCGCGTCGCCTTCGACTGGGAAGATCCAGAAACCGATCTGTCGGCCGATGAGGTGGCGGCGCGCATCTTCCTGCCCGGCGGCAAGCCGCCCAAGGCCGGCGACGTCCATCGCCAGCCGGAGCTTGCCGAAACGCTGCGCATCATTGCGAAGAAGGGCCGCGCCGGCTTCTACGAGGGCGCCGTGGCCGAAGACATTGTCGGCCGGCTTCGCCAGCTCGGCGGGCTGCACACGCTCGACGATTTTGCCGCTACGAAGGGAGACTACAAGACGCCCGTTGGCACCTCCTACAAAGGCTACGGCATTCATCAGATGCCGCCCAACAATCAGGGGCTGACGGCGCTCTTGATGCTGAATGTGCTCTCCGGCTTCGATCTCGGCGCGCTCGACCCCAACGGCGCCGAGCGGCTGCACCTGGAGATCGAGGCCGGGCGGCTGGCCTATCAGGACCGCGATGCGTTTGTCGGCGATCAGGATCATGTCGCCGTGCCGGTTAAGGAGCTTTTGTCATCCGCCTACGCGGCCCGGCTGCGCGCCGCGATCGACGCTGAGCGCGCCATGACGGATCTGCCGCGCCTTGATCTGCCTGGCAGCGACACGGTCTACATTTCCGTCGTCGACCGCGACCTGAATGCGGTGAGCTTCATCAACTCCACCTACTATTCCTTCGGCAGCGGTGTCGTCAGCCCGAAGACCGGCGTCGTGCTGCAGAACAGGGGCACCAGCTTCCGGCTCGATCCGAACCACCCCAACGCAATAGCGCCCGGCAAGCGGCCAATGCACACCATCATGCCGGGCATGATGACCAAGGACGGCCGCGCGGTGATGCCGTTTGGCGTCATGGGCGGCGGCTACCAGCCTTTCGGCCATGTCCATCTGCTGACCAACATGATCGACTTCGGCATGGACCCGCAACAGGCTCTGGACGCGCCGCGCGTCTTCTACAACAGCGGTGTGGCGGAGGCGGAGCGCAGCGTGCCTGTCGCCGCGGTCGCGGGCTTGCGCCGGCGCGGCCACCAGGTGGCCGAGCCGGATCATCCGCTGGGCGGCGGGCAGGCCGTGCTGATCGACTGGGAAAAGGGAACGCTGACCGGCGCATCCGACCCACGCAAGGATGGACTTGCGCTCGGCTATTGA